The Nomia melanderi isolate GNS246 chromosome 6, iyNomMela1, whole genome shotgun sequence genomic sequence TCAGTTACTTAACAGAGATAAATTAATACTTGTATACAACAGTCCAGGGATGTACACTAGTGCTAAAGGAGGAGGTATTGCATTCATGCACAATTTTGGTGGTAGGGTGCAAATGAAACTTGGCGTGGATTTAAAATGTTGTATTCAAAATACAGATGtttgtaaaaagtgtaaaaagcAAATAGTCGATGACTATTggcacttgaaaaataaaatatttttatgtagatcaTGTTTGACTAAAGAATATGAAACGCaagatacatataaaaaatcAGATTTAACATTATTTCGTGTAAGCGTGCAGACACTACAGGGAATTAATAGTATtgcatatatatttgtatacacgtatattttatataaaattttagaaaatacgAGATTGTTCAGTTATACATCAACATTGTACGACTACTGCAAAAATATGGTTAATGTATCCTAATGTTGTTACGCAGTGGATACGAAGAGAAGCTTACCTGTCTGGTTATTTAAAAGGATAAATACAGTCAACGCACATTTTATAATTCCTACTAAAGTTGTACTTTatagaaatacaacaaaatctactaatttgaataatatatttatttcctttatatttatatttatatttgaatgcaaatatttcttaactacacagaatttgttttaatttgctTCCATATAtctatgttttaaatataatatgtacaaatgttataaaaaaataagaatatgaGTGCAGAAGTATACATACGTTGCTTATTTGATGTAACACTGATATATCTCCAAAATTGTTGTTTTCAGCTTACTGGTGTAGAAAAAACAATTACATATTGAGAATTCATGATATAGAGTATTGATATTGTAATGCTTATCttctaattcaataatttcttataagaaTCTATCATTTGAATATGATGTTCTCTGATTGTGAGTTATGTTATTGTTGCAGTAAACGAGTAATGTTTGACGATGTTTGTATATTATGCGTGATTATATGCTATTCTACACTGATATCGTATATACATATGGTAGTCAGTTTACGTGTAACATATAATAGATATTAGGTATGTTAATTTTCGCATTATTACACATAAGTGTAAATTCAACCATAAATCACAAATGTGGAACATTCGTCTTTACTTATTTAAACAAATCCTTactaaaaaatcaaataatatgaatatgaatatacttatattaaatataattaatgatataatgatttcataaagtaattaattacaaGTATTCGATGATGAGCCTTGACCGTCATTTAATCGCtgtaaaattgattgttttgtCACATCTTCCATTGGATTACCGCCATCAGGAGCTTGTCTTGATAATACGAGATCTAATGCTTCAGAGGAAGTAGAGTAACTACATTCAGTTATTTCAACACCAACCTGTTTCACTGAAGTTCTTTGGGGCGATATTGTTGTAGTTGATTCTGTACTATTACTTGCAGGTAAATCAGTGTAACTGATTTTGCGAAGAACATTTACATTAAGATTGTTATCAATGCTTTCCGATGTACCAGATGGTGTCACGGTAAATAATTCAGCATTTGTTAACGATGACGGATAAATCTCCGTTACATTTCCTATTTTATCTAATTTATCGTTCACTGATGTGATAAAAGCTTCGGTATAACGATTATCTAACCGTTCAATGGCCTCTTCCTCTGGTGATGTATGTGAACAATACGTATCTGGTATTAAATGTGAGCATAGAAGtggattgaaaatattgtttggaTCCATATGACGAATGTTCGAAGCTATTAGATAAGTTGTTAACTCATCGCATTTTGATGTATTGCTATCTTCTTCAGAAACTAATTCTTCACGGATTACCGTCGACATCTTATTAACAATTTCTGATTGTGACGATACTTCGTACAAGTTtccattattatattctttatctCCATTAGATGGACAATTTATTACTTGACTTTCAAAAGTACCTTGTTCGTGTACactatttgtttcttttagtaTCGTAGAAGCTTTGAACTCTTGAGcacatgtattattattttgcataTAGTTGTTGCTCTGGGGTAAATCAGTTAATAAATTGGTGTTTATTCTCATTGGTACAGTTATAGTCGAATGTGATTGCAGAGGAAATTGTAAAGATAGTTTatcaagtaaataatttatgtgCGTTTTCGTTCCTCGTTCTGGATAACTGGAGGAATTATTatctaattttctaatattctgtactaaatattcatttctatgaTGTTTTTGACAATTATCGTTTATTACATTTCCTTCCGAGTAAGAATTGGACACGTAAGAAGAACAAGATCCAGTAGtctctttatatttctttcttttgttaatGTCCGATGAGAAATCGGATGATAGAcaattttgaatttgattttcatttgatgTATTCTTATTATCGTGCACTTTAACATCCGTattctgtaataattttttatccaAGTGAAACACTTGATGCTTTACACCATCATTACTTACTGTAATGGATGCTACAGGGTCTGCACTTTTGTAATCGTTATTTTCTGCGTCACTATTTGATTCATTTAAGTCAAATTCACTTTCAATGTAATCTTCAAAAGCTGTATTTGTGACATCACGTAATCGTGATTCTAAAcgttttgtaatttcatttaattccgtTAGTTTTTTCCTATAAAAGatagaaat encodes the following:
- the LOC116430213 gene encoding uncharacterized protein LOC116430213, yielding MEEFKYIIQKQEQQQICFGSRCPRDTSKKGMSSFMRHYTLEDYPNVSPNSYNALASYKAIKTKPCSHSISKKGYSGIARFAKQVLHKNDYSSSFDYNIPMFPKQLHEPKYSFKHNSKKRSFGANTIPGPGMYTSAKGGGIAFMHNFGGRVQMKLGVDLKCCIQNTDVCKKCKKQIVDDYWHLKNKIFLCRSCLTKEYETQDTYKKSDLTLFRKIRDCSVIHQHCTTTAKIWLMYPNVVTQWIRREAYLSGYLKG